In a single window of the Natator depressus isolate rNatDep1 chromosome 24, rNatDep2.hap1, whole genome shotgun sequence genome:
- the LOC141976988 gene encoding phospholipase A2 inhibitor and Ly6/PLAUR domain-containing protein-like, whose translation MAARLALCLLSALLATGGCLKCEHCRSADKVCSGEPQDCAPSQTACLILTSETRIGQEQKLGTYKGCTETKFCPPRSSSLSAAFGLRVRSAAKCCQRDLCNKGAARLPRAQPKPSGLQCPGCLSEGTECQANETVSCLGPENHCVYFAGSITTGTRNYTYAVRGCATESTCTSKEGVYKLPGVFTDIVITSECSPAPTPGPKQGT comes from the exons ATGGCGGCCCGCTTggccctctgcctgctgtctgcgcTGCTGGCCACGG gtgGCTGCCTGAAGTGCGAACACTGCAGGAGCGCTGACAAGGTGTGCTCCGGAGAGCCGCAGGACTGCGCACCCTCCCAGACCGCCTGCCTCATCCTCACCTCGGAGACCAGAATCG GGCAGGAGCAGAAGCTGGGCACCTACAAGGGCTGCACCGAGACCAAGTTCTGTCCCCCGCGATCCTCCAGCCTCAGCGCCGCCTTCGGCCTGCGCGTGCGGAGCGCCGCCAAGTGCTGCCAGCGAGACCTGTGCAACAAGGGAGCCGCGAGGT TGCCACGGGCCCAGCCCAAGCCCAGCGGGCTGCAGTGCCCGGGCTGCCTGTCAGAGGGCACCGAATGCCAGGCCAATGAGACCGTGAGCTGCCTGGGCCCCGAGAACCACTGCGTCTATTTTGCTGGATCCATCACAACCG GCACCCGGAATTACACCTATGCCGTGCGGGGCTGCGCCACGGAAAGCACCTGCACGAGCAAGGAGGGGGTGTACAAGCTGCCGGGGGTCTTCACCGACATTGTGATAACATCCGAATGCAGCCCGGCCCCTACCCCTGGCCCCAAGCAGGGCACTTAG